The following are encoded in a window of Paenibacillus polymyxa genomic DNA:
- the licT gene encoding BglG family transcription antiterminator LicT produces MIIEKVLNNNVLLTKNDKGKEVIVMGRGISFKKVAGDQVDDDKIDKIFMLNENEFTAKLTELLNDIPVSHLEVVNEIVTHATEVLDTELSDNIYLTLTDHIHFAIQRQEKGLALQNAMLYEIKRFYKKEFAVGLDALQKIENTLGVKLGEDEAGFIALHMVNARIDGNEMKSTLKMTEIVQHILNIITYHYGIVLDESSFSYSRFLTHLQYFAMRVIRKEVIHSGEEFLYNQVKQTYTEAFACAQKINEYLEKTYDQYLSKDEYVYLTIHIHRVTERNNI; encoded by the coding sequence ATGATTATTGAGAAGGTGCTCAATAACAACGTCCTATTGACTAAAAACGATAAAGGCAAAGAGGTCATCGTGATGGGAAGAGGTATTTCCTTCAAAAAGGTGGCTGGTGATCAAGTCGATGATGATAAAATAGATAAGATTTTCATGTTAAATGAAAACGAGTTCACGGCCAAACTAACCGAGTTGCTGAACGATATTCCTGTATCTCATCTGGAGGTCGTGAATGAAATCGTAACCCATGCAACGGAAGTGTTGGATACGGAGTTAAGCGATAATATTTATTTAACGTTGACCGACCATATTCATTTTGCCATACAACGGCAAGAAAAAGGACTGGCACTCCAAAACGCGATGCTGTATGAAATTAAACGCTTTTACAAAAAAGAATTTGCAGTTGGGCTGGATGCTCTCCAAAAAATTGAAAATACGCTCGGAGTAAAATTAGGCGAAGATGAAGCGGGATTTATTGCATTGCATATGGTGAATGCACGGATCGACGGTAACGAAATGAAGTCCACACTGAAAATGACTGAGATTGTCCAACATATCTTGAACATTATTACGTATCATTACGGAATTGTGCTGGATGAGTCTTCTTTTAGCTACTCGAGATTTTTGACACATTTGCAATATTTTGCGATGCGAGTGATTCGCAAAGAAGTCATTCACAGTGGTGAAGAATTTTTGTACAACCAGGTAAAGCAGACGTATACCGAAGCTTTTGCTTGTGCTCAAAAGATCAATGAGTATCTGGAAAAAACATACGATCAATATTTAAGCAAGGATGAATACGTATATCTAACTATCCATATTCATCGCGTAACTGAACGTAATAACATATAA
- a CDS encoding beta-glucoside-specific PTS transporter subunit IIABC, translating into MSDKELSKKIVTLVGGEENVNSVFHCATRLRFKLNDRTKADKAALEATPGVITVVESSGQFQVVIGNNVGQVFEHMMAETNLQDADNPNAKKEESSEKTNFLGKAVDIISSIFSPLLGALAGAGLLKGILALILSLQWIDNTSGTYLILNAASDSVFYFLPLFLAITSSRKFKTNAFVSVAVAGALVYPDVIAAVDNPAKLAFLGIPIILIKYSSSVIPIILAVWVQSYVERWFNSFIHQSVKNIIVPMLSLLVVVPLTFLAFGPVGNLISQGLANGFTWVYNLSPLIAGAVAGAFWQVFVIFGVHWGFVPIMLSNIATLGYDTMLPMLTAAVLSQAGATLGVFLKSRNTQMKALAGSSTLAAVFGITEPTIYGVTLKLKKPFIYACISGGIGGAIIASGGATAKSFSLPSLLALPTYFGTGFLWVVIGLLVAFVLAVVLVMILGFEDPKEETAKTEAAPVKKEVAIEKEILVSPLQGKVLPLEQSSDVAFASGAMGKGILIDPTEGVLTSPVNGTITTVFPTGHAIGITSNDGAEILIHVGVNTVKLKGQFFDKRVKEGDVVKQGQLLLEFDMEQIKAAGYITATPIIVTNSAQYLDVLNTMETEVKREDYLLTVVV; encoded by the coding sequence ATGAGTGATAAAGAACTATCTAAAAAAATAGTGACCCTCGTTGGTGGCGAAGAGAATGTCAATTCGGTATTCCATTGCGCTACACGCTTGAGATTTAAATTAAATGATCGTACAAAAGCAGACAAAGCCGCACTGGAAGCAACCCCTGGTGTCATTACAGTAGTGGAAAGCAGCGGCCAGTTTCAAGTTGTTATCGGCAACAATGTAGGTCAAGTGTTTGAGCATATGATGGCAGAAACAAATTTACAGGATGCTGACAATCCAAATGCGAAAAAGGAAGAGTCTTCCGAAAAAACGAATTTCCTTGGAAAAGCGGTCGATATCATTTCCAGCATTTTTTCTCCTCTTTTGGGAGCTCTTGCAGGGGCGGGTTTGCTCAAAGGGATTCTGGCCTTAATTTTGTCGCTCCAATGGATTGATAATACAAGCGGTACGTATCTGATTCTGAACGCCGCTTCAGACAGTGTATTTTATTTCTTGCCTCTATTTCTGGCTATTACATCGTCCCGTAAATTTAAGACAAATGCCTTTGTATCTGTCGCAGTTGCTGGAGCCCTTGTCTACCCGGATGTTATTGCAGCGGTGGACAATCCGGCAAAACTGGCTTTTCTCGGGATTCCAATCATTTTAATTAAATACAGTTCCAGCGTAATCCCAATTATTCTCGCGGTATGGGTACAGTCCTATGTGGAGCGCTGGTTCAATTCCTTTATCCATCAATCGGTTAAAAACATTATCGTACCTATGCTATCACTACTGGTCGTTGTTCCGTTGACGTTTTTGGCCTTTGGTCCAGTCGGTAACCTGATCAGTCAGGGCTTGGCGAACGGTTTTACATGGGTATACAATTTAAGCCCATTGATCGCCGGAGCTGTTGCCGGAGCATTCTGGCAAGTATTTGTTATTTTCGGCGTACACTGGGGCTTTGTTCCTATCATGCTGTCCAATATTGCAACATTGGGTTATGACACGATGCTTCCGATGCTTACAGCAGCTGTACTTTCTCAAGCCGGTGCAACACTGGGGGTATTCCTGAAATCCCGGAACACCCAGATGAAGGCTTTGGCTGGTTCCTCTACACTGGCAGCTGTATTCGGGATTACTGAACCAACGATTTATGGTGTAACTTTGAAATTGAAAAAGCCTTTCATTTATGCTTGTATTTCCGGTGGTATTGGGGGCGCCATTATCGCTTCTGGCGGAGCGACTGCAAAATCCTTCTCCCTGCCTAGTTTGCTGGCGTTGCCAACTTATTTTGGAACTGGATTCTTGTGGGTAGTCATCGGTTTGCTCGTTGCCTTTGTACTCGCAGTTGTGTTGGTTATGATTTTGGGCTTTGAAGATCCAAAAGAAGAAACTGCAAAAACAGAAGCTGCACCCGTAAAGAAAGAAGTGGCAATCGAGAAAGAAATTCTCGTAAGCCCACTGCAAGGTAAAGTATTGCCTTTGGAACAATCTTCTGATGTTGCTTTTGCTTCAGGTGCTATGGGAAAAGGAATCCTCATTGATCCTACAGAGGGTGTGCTGACATCTCCTGTCAATGGAACGATTACGACAGTATTCCCGACCGGACATGCAATCGGTATTACTTCCAATGACGGAGCAGAAATTCTGATTCACGTGGGTGTGAATACAGTGAAACTAAAAGGACAATTCTTTGACAAGCGCGTTAAGGAAGGCGATGTGGTTAAGCAAGGACAACTGTTGCTTGAATTTGATATGGAGCAAATTAAGGCGGCAGGCTATATTACAGCTACACCAATTATCGTAACAAATTCCGCTCAATACCTGGATGTGTTGAACACAATGGAAACTGAAGTGAAGCGTGAGGATTACTTGTTGACTGTTGTGGTCTAA
- a CDS encoding thioredoxin family protein: MKKGYIAGLSVIVLLIIGIAISAVAKFQDLEQVVQQKDKEIQASKSNYPEIYDHLNAVTFENFKSLIQQDRSVLVYVGRPSCGDCNRFEPNFNKMIEQYNLGSKITFLNVHKIHKDKSQWNKFKEDYNIKYTPTIAEFRNGKLVDKIEWTPKRDLSTDAVKEWLTSKKIIL; the protein is encoded by the coding sequence GTGAAAAAAGGATATATCGCCGGGTTAAGTGTCATTGTATTACTTATCATTGGTATCGCTATTTCAGCTGTAGCTAAATTTCAAGACCTAGAGCAGGTTGTTCAACAAAAAGACAAAGAAATCCAAGCGAGCAAAAGCAATTACCCGGAAATATATGACCACTTGAATGCGGTTACATTCGAAAATTTTAAGAGTTTAATTCAACAGGATCGAAGTGTACTTGTCTATGTCGGCAGACCCAGTTGTGGCGACTGCAACCGGTTTGAGCCTAACTTTAACAAGATGATTGAGCAGTATAATCTAGGCTCTAAAATTACTTTTTTGAACGTACACAAAATCCATAAGGACAAGTCCCAATGGAATAAATTCAAAGAGGATTACAACATAAAATACACCCCCACCATTGCAGAATTCAGAAACGGCAAACTGGTTGATAAAATAGAATGGACACCTAAAAGAGACCTCAGTACGGACGCCGTAAAAGAGTGGCTGACTTCCAAGAAAATTATTTTATAA
- a CDS encoding sugar phosphate nucleotidyltransferase: protein MILLSGGSGKRLWPLSNVNRPKQFLSILRHDERPESMLQRIWRQLDEANLVDEAYFSTSGTQAELIRGQIGGGAVVIEEPTQRDTFPAISLATAYLHDVAGASRDEIVGVMPVDGYAGDEFFEHLRRLPSILEQSGSHIALMGAAPTEPSDKYGYIVPSASSSLDQPYYRVSSFVEKPDLIRSEALIREGALWNCGVFAFRLGFLLDILEQMGLPADYNSLSTNYADLPKTSFDIAVVEHTHKLSVLPYHGEWRDLGTWDSLVREVSSKLSGPGYISEASHDSHIINELEIPVSIWNVPDIIVVAGPDGVLVTDRQSSTGIKDMVAEIEIGPRFEERFWGKQTVLSHQQASSGLQTVTKRVVISNGRFISYHEHQYRKEVWTIVSGTGSVSINGVTQIVSPGEIIVVEPGTKHFIGAVEGDLEFIESQIGHIVSETDIIRYELPDSIDDHTL, encoded by the coding sequence ATGATTTTATTATCTGGAGGTTCGGGTAAACGTCTGTGGCCCTTATCCAATGTGAACCGTCCCAAGCAGTTTCTTTCGATACTACGTCACGACGAACGGCCCGAAAGTATGCTGCAACGAATATGGAGGCAATTAGATGAGGCGAATTTGGTAGATGAGGCCTATTTTTCGACGAGTGGAACTCAGGCCGAGCTGATCCGGGGGCAAATTGGCGGAGGTGCTGTAGTCATTGAGGAGCCTACTCAGCGGGATACCTTCCCGGCCATTTCCCTGGCTACAGCCTACTTGCATGACGTTGCAGGTGCATCACGCGACGAGATCGTAGGGGTCATGCCTGTGGACGGGTATGCGGGGGATGAATTTTTTGAACATCTGCGCAGGCTTCCTTCAATATTAGAGCAATCAGGAAGCCATATCGCATTAATGGGGGCTGCGCCAACGGAGCCTTCTGATAAATACGGATATATTGTGCCTTCAGCCTCTTCTTCACTTGACCAGCCATATTATAGAGTTAGTTCATTTGTAGAAAAGCCGGATCTGATCCGTTCAGAAGCGTTGATCCGCGAAGGGGCCTTATGGAATTGCGGGGTGTTTGCTTTTAGACTGGGCTTTTTGTTGGATATTCTGGAGCAAATGGGTTTACCAGCCGACTACAATTCTCTTTCGACAAATTATGCAGACTTGCCTAAAACTAGCTTCGATATTGCGGTAGTAGAGCATACTCATAAGCTCTCCGTGCTTCCATATCATGGAGAGTGGAGAGACTTGGGCACATGGGATTCGTTGGTGCGGGAAGTAAGTTCGAAGCTAAGTGGCCCGGGATATATTTCAGAAGCTTCACATGACTCGCATATCATCAATGAACTGGAGATTCCGGTTAGCATCTGGAATGTCCCGGACATTATTGTCGTTGCTGGTCCAGATGGCGTGCTGGTTACGGATCGACAGTCGTCAACAGGAATTAAGGATATGGTGGCGGAAATTGAAATCGGCCCGCGTTTTGAGGAGCGCTTCTGGGGAAAGCAAACTGTATTATCCCATCAGCAGGCGTCAAGTGGATTGCAGACAGTGACCAAACGCGTGGTCATATCGAACGGAAGATTTATCAGCTATCATGAGCACCAGTACCGTAAAGAAGTATGGACCATAGTTTCTGGAACCGGAAGTGTCTCTATCAATGGCGTGACACAGATAGTCAGCCCAGGTGAGATTATTGTCGTAGAACCCGGTACAAAGCATTTTATAGGGGCAGTAGAGGGAGATTTAGAATTCATTGAGTCACAAATCGGACATATCGTATCCGAAACAGATATTATCCGATATGAATTGCCTGATTCGATTGACGACCATACTCTATAA
- a CDS encoding response regulator transcription factor, which produces MPIKILVIEDQKSLADMIALHLQEEGYHTELIYDSKLAIPTLMRFKPDIIVTALMFSGKVECALISQIRQFTTVPMLVISNNNVLNIRIKALDDGADDFLCKPFSLIELNARIKALLRRCGRNMLTESQTVTQKIKKVRVWVNDYRHCLLVDDQEIEVTQIEFSIIKEMSCYPGKVFTRSELMDRIKGGDGAYLDRTIDVHISSLRKKIERDPKNPQHIRTVWGRGYKYEM; this is translated from the coding sequence ATGCCCATAAAAATACTCGTCATTGAAGATCAAAAAAGTTTGGCAGATATGATTGCTCTTCATCTTCAGGAGGAAGGCTATCATACCGAGCTTATTTATGACTCTAAACTTGCAATTCCTACACTTATGCGTTTTAAGCCGGATATTATTGTGACCGCTCTGATGTTTTCCGGTAAAGTCGAATGTGCGCTGATCAGCCAAATCCGTCAATTTACCACAGTCCCTATGCTGGTCATCTCTAATAACAACGTGCTGAATATAAGAATAAAGGCTCTGGATGACGGAGCAGATGACTTCTTATGCAAGCCGTTCAGTCTGATAGAGTTAAATGCCCGCATCAAAGCCCTGCTGCGCCGCTGCGGCCGCAACATGCTCACTGAATCGCAAACGGTAACTCAAAAGATTAAAAAAGTAAGGGTTTGGGTGAATGATTACCGTCATTGTCTGTTAGTCGATGACCAAGAAATAGAAGTTACTCAAATCGAATTTTCTATTATAAAAGAGATGTCCTGCTATCCAGGTAAAGTCTTTACCCGCAGTGAGCTGATGGATCGGATCAAAGGCGGAGATGGCGCTTATCTGGATCGCACTATCGATGTACATATTTCCAGCCTCCGCAAAAAAATAGAACGTGACCCTAAAAATCCTCAGCACATCCGTACTGTATGGGGCAGAGGCTACAAATATGAGATGTAG
- a CDS encoding ATP-binding protein — protein MKQWALLKPGWQKLILYLIVLGVTVFLAAVLQWFVVRQFSVHLAEIQNEQLQYEVQELSSSITERYAAWQAELKELSSSLGRDMLNQGTRQYPEGFKRESGAFYVLDEQYHVMVGRDNREMKSVVQQIKWLQNGCAVSSFVTEDHQPAQYIACRIQGAQMSGFMVRTVDADMLSGIIKSKPINQHETLFYNGQFKVVASRSTSDINRTDITGVTRRLLEGNTGIIEDGGEKHGIGFSRLGEEALYISVKDASEDTAQRISSFRKQLWMVMVLILFILWAMLVQFRKRIVKDAIVNNQVRDQRRDEDMRQQQDTYYLPLMQTIEQQLQELQEQTSRLTGGDDLKLLGFYHDLANRFEAASSQGKGASHEELEYFRELNENFIQGRLRQESSLGELLTGVRSLRDELEEKMHDNSGISFTDMNEVLSESLKWANRSLNMKNIQVILRQEPVPSIAAQAPMLYKTIQGLLENAVQAMGQGGEQPEKQEKGRTGLRSKRQSQVLKVSSRLEEGEIIINIEDTGGGIDDKMRWSYFQPDYSQNSQEHAFSLYHMDAYLKTIGGRLKLRNTDQGLQAIVRLRR, from the coding sequence ATGAAACAATGGGCTTTGTTGAAACCAGGTTGGCAAAAGCTGATCCTGTACCTGATCGTCCTGGGTGTGACAGTGTTTCTGGCCGCTGTGCTTCAATGGTTTGTCGTGCGACAATTCAGTGTTCACTTGGCGGAGATTCAGAACGAACAGCTCCAGTATGAGGTACAGGAACTTTCTAGCAGCATAACCGAGCGTTATGCCGCATGGCAGGCTGAACTGAAGGAGCTGTCGTCCAGTCTGGGCAGAGATATGCTGAATCAGGGAACACGCCAGTATCCTGAGGGTTTTAAGCGTGAAAGCGGGGCCTTTTATGTGCTGGATGAGCAGTATCATGTGATGGTCGGACGAGACAATCGTGAGATGAAAAGTGTAGTCCAGCAGATTAAATGGCTGCAAAATGGTTGTGCAGTAAGCTCTTTTGTGACAGAGGATCATCAGCCTGCCCAGTATATAGCATGCAGGATTCAAGGGGCACAGATGAGCGGTTTTATGGTGCGCACGGTTGACGCTGATATGCTCAGCGGGATTATTAAAAGTAAACCGATTAACCAGCATGAGACTTTATTTTATAACGGTCAATTTAAGGTCGTAGCTTCCCGAAGTACTTCGGATATTAACCGAACGGACATCACGGGCGTAACCCGTAGGCTGCTGGAAGGCAATACAGGTATCATCGAAGATGGCGGAGAGAAACACGGAATAGGATTCAGCCGCCTTGGGGAAGAGGCCCTTTACATATCGGTTAAGGATGCCAGTGAGGATACAGCTCAGCGAATCAGCTCCTTTCGTAAACAGTTATGGATGGTCATGGTTTTGATATTGTTCATTCTGTGGGCCATGCTCGTACAGTTCCGCAAACGGATTGTAAAGGATGCCATCGTGAACAATCAGGTGCGTGACCAACGGCGAGATGAAGATATGCGACAGCAGCAGGACACCTATTATTTGCCGTTAATGCAGACGATTGAGCAGCAACTACAAGAGCTGCAAGAGCAGACTAGCCGTCTCACAGGCGGTGATGATTTGAAGCTACTGGGATTTTATCATGATCTAGCAAACCGCTTTGAAGCGGCTTCGAGTCAGGGAAAAGGAGCCTCTCATGAGGAACTGGAGTATTTTCGCGAGTTGAATGAAAATTTCATCCAGGGTCGTCTCAGACAGGAATCCTCACTGGGAGAGTTACTGACGGGAGTTCGTAGCTTGCGCGATGAGCTGGAAGAGAAGATGCATGATAATAGTGGAATTAGCTTTACAGATATGAATGAAGTATTGTCTGAGTCGCTGAAATGGGCGAACCGTTCATTGAACATGAAGAACATTCAAGTGATCTTGCGGCAAGAGCCTGTTCCATCAATTGCAGCACAAGCACCCATGCTGTACAAAACGATTCAGGGGCTGCTGGAAAATGCAGTGCAGGCCATGGGCCAAGGTGGGGAGCAGCCTGAGAAGCAGGAAAAGGGCCGAACAGGTCTGCGGTCCAAGCGGCAATCTCAAGTGCTTAAGGTTAGTTCACGGCTGGAAGAAGGAGAAATTATTATTAACATTGAAGACACGGGCGGCGGGATTGATGATAAAATGCGTTGGAGCTATTTCCAGCCAGACTATTCCCAAAACTCGCAGGAGCATGCGTTCAGCCTGTACCATATGGATGCATACCTGAAGACCATAGGCGGTCGTTTAAAGCTGCGTAATACCGATCAGGGCTTGCAGGCAATCGTTCGTTTGAGAAGATAG
- a CDS encoding response regulator → MTPQNILFVDDSPMVLSLLERTLTQEAFTLHTAHTPKEALQVLEQHPIDVVVSDLLMPGLDGITFLRMIKKDYPHIVRIILSGHLHTQSILSAINQVGVFRFLTKPLELDDDTLKKILYEALDQAKLNRNSLHAEQNVASDLSAFIDSILNAPYRPYVLLNEQDIVTAVHIALAELYPVGCSLRHPDGEGIQLTTHSLYIPYEESESSDPDLYTLDTLTLGHSSLRLIRLSEIA, encoded by the coding sequence ATGACACCCCAAAACATTCTATTTGTTGACGACAGCCCTATGGTTCTGTCCCTGCTCGAACGGACCTTGACGCAAGAAGCATTTACCTTACATACCGCTCACACGCCCAAAGAAGCCTTACAAGTGCTGGAACAGCACCCGATTGATGTGGTCGTTTCCGATCTGCTCATGCCTGGTCTGGATGGGATTACCTTCCTTCGCATGATTAAGAAGGATTATCCACATATCGTACGAATCATTTTGTCTGGTCACCTGCATACGCAGTCCATTTTATCGGCAATTAATCAAGTCGGTGTGTTCCGTTTTTTGACGAAACCGCTGGAGTTGGATGATGATACGCTAAAGAAAATACTGTATGAGGCGCTTGATCAGGCCAAACTCAACCGAAATAGCCTGCATGCAGAACAGAACGTAGCTTCCGACCTGTCAGCATTTATAGACAGCATTTTGAACGCTCCGTACCGACCCTATGTGCTACTGAATGAACAAGATATCGTAACCGCTGTACACATTGCACTCGCTGAGCTGTATCCTGTCGGCTGCTCACTACGTCATCCTGACGGGGAAGGTATTCAGTTAACCACGCATTCATTATATATACCGTATGAGGAGTCGGAATCTTCCGATCCCGACCTGTACACGCTGGATACGCTGACCCTTGGCCATTCATCGTTACGCCTTATCCGCCTTAGCGAGATCGCCTGA
- a CDS encoding glycosyltransferase family 2 protein translates to MDKVVILFSTYNNERTIEPCLRSCMGQNYKDLHIVIADDGSNDRTVETIRMLSAGSSVPVTVLELPHGERGVARVRAVEEAKHLGAEYIFVLDSDMILAEHLIQQSIDFFDDHQDIGALVIPEEAYSEADNFFSKVKVFERNVINNAGETLGKRSIEAARFWRMSAYESTGGFNAEQIAFEEIQPTLRYIESGGVIRRAVFTRVYHDEKQVYLHDVLRKKAYYFSVMDRTMSSEEGGLRKALERWYFFRPVLYTWGNLKNYIRHPLLTMGMLWMYVCLTVIGVAAVLKGGTRHSGDLAKADKA, encoded by the coding sequence GTGGACAAAGTGGTCATACTCTTCTCCACGTACAACAATGAGCGGACGATAGAGCCTTGTTTGCGAAGCTGTATGGGGCAAAATTACAAGGATCTGCATATTGTAATTGCTGATGATGGCTCCAATGACCGGACCGTCGAGACGATTCGTATGCTGTCGGCAGGGAGTTCAGTACCCGTAACGGTACTGGAGCTTCCCCATGGGGAGCGGGGAGTCGCCAGGGTCAGGGCGGTTGAGGAAGCAAAACACTTGGGGGCCGAATACATATTTGTATTGGATTCCGATATGATTTTAGCCGAACATCTGATTCAGCAGAGCATCGACTTTTTTGACGATCATCAGGATATTGGCGCCTTGGTCATTCCGGAGGAGGCGTATTCGGAAGCGGACAATTTTTTTTCCAAAGTGAAAGTTTTTGAGCGAAATGTGATTAATAACGCGGGTGAGACCTTGGGAAAACGCTCCATTGAAGCGGCACGCTTCTGGCGAATGAGCGCTTATGAATCGACGGGCGGATTTAATGCGGAGCAGATTGCTTTTGAAGAAATACAGCCAACCTTGCGTTATATAGAGTCTGGCGGAGTTATTCGCCGGGCGGTATTTACACGGGTATACCATGATGAAAAACAGGTGTATCTGCACGATGTATTACGTAAAAAAGCTTACTACTTTTCGGTGATGGATCGTACGATGTCATCTGAAGAGGGCGGATTGCGAAAGGCGCTGGAACGTTGGTACTTCTTCCGTCCGGTGCTGTATACATGGGGGAATTTGAAAAACTATATCCGTCACCCCTTGCTGACGATGGGGATGTTGTGGATGTATGTATGCCTGACTGTGATTGGGGTAGCCGCCGTGTTAAAGGGCGGCACCCGTCACTCAGGCGATCTCGCTAAGGCGGATAAGGCGTAA
- a CDS encoding glycosyltransferase family 4 protein, with protein MNTIHEQDGKTVVLLLSWRDIRSPKSGGAEIFTHEMLKRSQQGRFQFIHFSPQFEGMPEHEVIDGITYIRKGNIYSVIYYAMRYYRRHRRKIDYVINQANTHQFFTRFWVEASKRIFFIHQLTREIWFENAKFPLNVIGFHMEPLMLKLARKDRTLTVSPSTRYDLLKLGFHPDRVHLLPEGIEFDHWPREQFLTKEPNPTFMYAGRFVKYKGIDLVVEAFGQLKEKFPQAMLWIAGKTDKTYVAEQLLPIMKRYGLTYGEPDEQGQSQADITFYGFVSAEHKLELMSRAHALVFPSLREGWGLTITEAAAVGTPSIVSNSPGLVDATDFGKSGYLCFHGDIRGLSEQMERAAKGGEDYMAIRERAYQYALRFHFDHTAATFEQLMEDWVEEAEQSGQSGHTLLHVQQ; from the coding sequence ATGAATACCATACATGAACAGGACGGTAAAACCGTAGTTCTATTGCTTTCCTGGCGTGACATTCGTTCACCTAAAAGCGGGGGAGCAGAAATTTTCACCCACGAAATGCTTAAACGTTCACAGCAAGGCCGCTTCCAGTTCATTCATTTTTCACCTCAATTTGAGGGGATGCCTGAGCATGAAGTTATTGACGGTATTACGTATATTCGAAAAGGGAACATATACAGTGTTATTTATTATGCGATGCGCTATTACCGTCGTCATCGAAGGAAGATCGACTATGTGATTAACCAGGCGAATACGCATCAATTCTTTACCCGATTTTGGGTGGAGGCATCCAAGCGGATTTTTTTCATACATCAGCTAACAAGGGAGATATGGTTTGAGAACGCCAAATTCCCGCTAAATGTTATTGGGTTTCATATGGAGCCCTTGATGCTTAAGCTGGCTCGTAAGGATCGGACGCTTACGGTATCTCCGTCTACTCGATACGATCTACTTAAGCTGGGCTTTCACCCGGATCGTGTCCATCTTTTACCGGAAGGCATTGAGTTTGATCATTGGCCGCGCGAACAATTTTTAACGAAGGAGCCTAATCCGACCTTCATGTATGCTGGGCGCTTCGTCAAATATAAAGGCATTGATCTGGTCGTTGAGGCCTTTGGGCAGCTCAAGGAAAAGTTCCCTCAGGCTATGTTATGGATTGCCGGAAAAACCGATAAAACCTATGTGGCAGAACAATTGTTGCCGATTATGAAACGATATGGATTAACATACGGAGAACCGGATGAACAGGGGCAATCGCAAGCCGATATTACCTTTTACGGATTTGTTTCAGCAGAGCATAAGCTGGAGCTGATGAGTCGTGCCCACGCGCTGGTGTTTCCTTCCTTGCGTGAAGGCTGGGGATTGACGATTACCGAAGCCGCAGCCGTTGGAACGCCCAGCATTGTCAGCAATTCACCGGGGCTGGTGGATGCAACGGATTTCGGAAAAAGCGGGTATCTATGCTTTCACGGCGACATCCGGGGATTATCTGAACAAATGGAAAGAGCAGCGAAGGGCGGCGAAGATTACATGGCCATCCGTGAGCGGGCGTATCAATATGCGTTAAGATTCCATTTTGATCATACGGCTGCTACGTTTGAGCAGTTGATGGAAGATTGGGTAGAGGAGGCAGAACAGAGTGGACAAAGTGGTCATACTCTTCTCCACGTACAACAATGA